The genomic interval CATTCCTACCAGAGATGATCAAAAAGTTCCCCCGTATAGAATCGTAGTCTTATCTCCGGATCGATTGTAGAAATACATGAGTTCTCGTTATGAGGACTTACGGGAGTCCTTGCAAAAGGAGCGCGAAGCTGAAGTAGCGCGTTATAAGGAAGGGCTTGCTAAAGCAGATATAGGCGACCGAATCTCTGCAGGGATTTGCATTTACCCCATCGTATTTGAAGATTCGGAAGTCGGCCCGGAGGGGAATTGGCGAGTATTTCTTCGTCCTACTAAAGCCAGAGGGGTGCCTGAAGCTTTCCGCGCCGGAGCTCCTGTTCGTCTCTTTAAAGAGTCCGAGGAGCTTACGTCGGTTTTATTAAAATGCTCGGATGATTCCTATACTCTAACCCTTGAAGAAGTTCCGGACTGGATAGAAGAAGGAAAGCTCGGATTGGAAATCCTTCCGGATGAGACCAGCTATAGGGAATGGGATCGTGCGCTTCAAAAAATCATTCATTCGGAACGAGGAACGAGAGCGAAGTTTTTCGCGGATTTGTTTCTGGACGAAATCGAATTAAAATTTCCTAATTTTACCGAGGAATCCGGCATCTCACCGGAATTTAACGATTCGCAAAGAAGAGCTATTTCAGCCATTTTAGAGACTGAAGATTTAATTCTGCTTCACGGTCCGCCGGGAACGGGAAAAACCAAAACGATCACGGAAGCGATTCGGATCTTGGTGGACCGAGGTAAGAAAATTATAGCATCCGCTCCTACGAATGCCGCTACAGATCTTCTTGCAGAATCGCTCGGAAAGATGGGAGTTTCCACTCTCAGAATCGGACATCCGGCGCGAATGAGTGAATCCGTTTTAAGCGTATCACTGGATGCTAACTTAAATCGACACCCTGATTTCAAACTGATAGAACGGGATAAAAAGGAAATCGCCGAGTTATTAAAAAAAGCCGGGAAATACAAGCGAACCTTCGGTAAGGAAGAAGCGGAAGAGAGGAAACGCCTCTATCAGGAAGCAAAGGAACTTAGGAAGGGTATTCGAGAGAGACAAAAAATTCTAGTCAGATATTTATTGGAATCCCATCCGGTGATCGTTTCAACGCATACCGGCGCATCTTCTTCTTTATTAGATAAATTAAGTTTTGATTATGCGATATTGGACGAGGGTAGTCAAGCAACGGAACCCTCATCTTGGATCCCGATTCTTCGGGCAGAAAAGATCGTAATTGCTGGCGATCCTAGACAATTGCCGCCGACCGTTCTTTCCGAAGACCCTTTATTGAAAATTCCCCTAATGGAGCGTTTATTGGATCGGATGGATTCGATCGGACGAGTGTATCTGCTGGACACTCAGTATAGAATGACCGATCCGATTCAATCCTTTCCCAATCGAAGATTTTATGGCGGTCGACTCGTTTCCGGAATTTCCGAGGAAGAACGATCGGCGAATCCGTTCTCGTCCGAAACACCGGTTTTCGGTTCCAGTTTCGTATTTATCGACACCTCCGGCACAGATACCGGAGAAGAACTATTCGATGCAAGTCTCGGTAATCGTTGGGAAGCCGAGTTTACCATTTCTATTCTCAAACGTATTTTAGAGTCGGGATGGTTGCCGGAAGATCTGGTGCTAATCTCTCCGTATCGTTACCAGAGATTTTTGCTGGAGGAAATTTTACGAAGGGAATTGCCGCTCTTCGCGGAGAAGATCGAAATAGAGACGGTGGATTCATTTCAAGGAAGAGAGAAAAAAGGAGTTATCTTCAGTTTGGTTCGATCCAACACGGAAGGGAATATCGGTTTTCTTTCGGAAGAGCGTAGATGGAATGTCGGTATGACAAGAGCTAAACGATTGCTTGTTTTAATCGGAGACGGTTCTACCCTTGGAGAGCAGGAGTTTTTTCAAGATTTGATTCAGGAAGCCGAATCTTGCGGTGAAGTCAGAACCGCATGGGAATTCTTAGATTAATACTACCAACGCAATTTGCTACGTAACGGCAGGACGGAAATCGCAATCCAGAAAATCGTAGCAATTCCGTGGGAGAAAAGGATATGAAATCCGCTTTGATCGGGACAGATAAATTTCAGCGCTAAATTAGAACCGGCTAGTAAAAAGCTCAAAATTGCCAAGGAGGCCAGGAGAGGATTGCTTGGAATCATCTTACGAATCCAGAATGTCGCGAATCCTCCTAAGGCCAAGGAAAAGACCCCTAAGAGAAGAGGGCATACTCCAATATGAGTGGAATGCGTCGTATGAATTTCTTCTATAAATTTTTCGGATGAAAATCCTAACCAAAGTGTTAGACCGACGATAGGTAACCAAATCAATCCGGCTGAAGATTCTTCGGGAAAGGCCAATCTCGAAAGTAGATAGGCGCTAACTAATCCCCAAATTATAAAAAGCAGAGGCTCAGGCCACCAACCCGGGAAGACATTCCGAGACAGAAACAATGCAGTTCCCTGGCCTAAAGGGATTGCAAGCGCAAGCAAGGAGGTCCAAATCAAAAATAAAATCCCTTGCCGTAAAGGGCGTGTCGGTTTTAAATCCGTTCCCAACGAAAGAATCAGTTTCTCCGATCGATCGGAATCGCTTGGCAAAGACATTATTCCTCTTCCCCCCTTTTTTGTTTTTCCACTTTAGAACAAGAAAGATTGGACAATCCTTAAAATCCAGTCGAAATGTTCTTTCGGTCGCTCAATTTAAGATTCGTTTTACCTGGAATAAAGTTACATGTCTGAAAAAGCGAAAATTTGGGAAACTCTTGCGATTCGGATGAAGAAATCGCAAGACGGTGATTCCCGGGAATATGAGCTTCTTCTTAGGCAAGTTCGAGATATTCTAAGGGCCTTCTTAATTTCTAGAATCTCCAACATCGATGATCGAGAGGATTTGCTTCAGGAAATCCTGATCGGTATTCATAGGGCCAAGAATTCATACCGCCCGGATCGACCTTTTGCGCCATGGCTTTTTTCGATCGCTAGATATAAGACAATCGATCACCTTCGAAAATCAAAGAAAAGGGATCGTACGGTTTTGGCAGAAATGGAAGATTTTGCTCAAATACAAATTCCGGAAAAAGAAGAAGCCTGGATGCTTGCGGATGGAATCGAGACCTGGCTCTCCGTCTTGGATGAGCGACAAAAAGAAATTCTGAAGATGGCGAAAATTCACGGTTATAGCATTCGGGAAATTTCGGAAAAAACCGGCCTTTCCGAATCGAACGTGAAGGTGATTGTACATAGGTCTGTTCAAAAAATTCGCAAAGTTTTTTCGGGAGAAGAGGGATCCCAAACCGGTCCTGGGACGTCCAAGTAATAGGGCATGTCCTATTTTCCCAAAGCAAGATCTATCGACTCTGTTCAAGACCTTTCCATTCAGGATTGGAATAGAATCAGCGATCCTAATAATCCTTTTTCGGATTATGAATTTTATGCTGCATTGGAATCGACTTCTTGCGTTGGCGATCGCACATCCTGGCAACCGAAATATATAATTGCGGAAGATTCCGGAGGGTTGCATTCCGCGTTTCCTTTTTTTCTAAAATACGATTCTTATGGGGAATATATATTCGATCATGCCTGGGCGAATTTCTTCGCCCAAAACGATCTAGAATATTATCCTAAGGGATTAATTGCCTATCCGTTTACACCGGTAACAGGACGCAGAATCCTTCGTCGCGAAGGAGTTTCCGTGGCGGAGGCGCTCGATGTTCTACTTCCGGAGTTAATGCGAGCTTCGAAAGAGGAGAATCTCTCGAGTCTCCATTTTCTATTTTTGGAAGAAGACGAGGCGATCGAACTGAGTAAGAGAGGTTTTGCCACTCGCATAACTCATCAATATCATTGGCAAAATAGGGATTATTCTGATTTCGATTCTTTCTTAAGCGAATTCCGTTCTAAGAAAAGGATGCAGATTCGTAAGGAGCGGGAAAACGTTCGCGAATCAGGAATTCAAATCAGGATCGTCGAAGGAGATTCGATTTCTAAATCCCAGATGGATTCCATGTTTCGATTCTATACTGACACTTATTCTCGGAAATGGGGATCGCCCTATTTGAATCTAGCTTTTTTCCGCGAGGCTTGGCAGACATTTAGAGATAAGATAGTTTTGATTCTGGCCGAAAAAGGCGGAGAAACGATCGGCGGTACATTGAATCTCCGAAAAGGAAATAAATTCTACGGGCGCTATTGGGGGTCGAATGGGCATTATCCTTTCTTACATTTTGAATGTTGTTATTACGCGCCGATCGAATATTCCATTCGTAAAGGAATTCGGACTTTCGAGGCAGGCGCGCAAGGTGAACAGAAATTTTTGAGAGGTTTTCCGGCAGTTCCCACGTACAGTTCGCATTTTATTTTCCATTCGGGAGCTCGAAATGCGATTGAACGATTCTTGGAAAACGAAAGAATGCATATGCAGGAAATGATCCTGGAGACGAACGAACATTCGCCTTTAAGAGAAGTTCCCGGAGCGTCCGACAAGGAAGCGAAATGAGCGAGGTCTATCGTTTCGACACGGAAGAGCAAGTCCTAACCAAGGAGAAGCTCAAATTGAAGAAGCCGCCTAAATATAGGGTGGTCATTCTAAACGACGATTATACTCCCATGGAGTTCGTAGTTTGGATTTTACGGGTGGTATTTTATCGTACCGCCGCTGAAAGCGAAAAAATTATGCTTCAAGCTCATACGACCGGGAAGGCACTTTGTGGAGTCTATTCTCATGACGTGGCCAAGACCAAGGTAGCTGAAACACATAAACTTGCTGAACAACACGGCCATCCACTTCAATGCCAGATGGAAATTGAAGAGGGGGAGGAGGAACCATGACCCTATCCGAAGATCTAGAGAGAAGTCTAAACCAAGCTCGAATCGAAGCAGTAAAACGAAGAAACGAATACATTACTCTGGAGCATATGCTTCTAGCTTTGACGTATGATCCGATCGGTCAGGAGGTCCTCCTCGCCTGTGGATCCGATTTGGAAGCTTTACGGAATGAATTACGAGAATATCTAGATACGGAAATGGAATCGGTTCCGGAAACGTTCGGAGAAATCGAACCCGAATACACGATAGGTGCTCAGCGAGTTCTTCAGCTGGCCGCTTTTCATGTCCAGTCCACTCAAAAGAAAAAGCTAGACGGAGGGTACGTTCTCGCCTCTCTATTTCGCGAAGATCAGTCTCATGCAGTCTTCTTTCTCTCTCGCCAAGATATTTCCAGATTCGATGTAGTTCGTTATATTTCTCATGGAATTCGGAAGGATGGAAAGAAAGTCACGCCTGAAGGTTTGGAAGAGGCTACTAAACCCGAATCGGGGAATCCGCTCAAAGACTTTTGCGTGGATTTAACGGAGAAGGCTAGGCTTGGAAAATTAGACCCTCTTGTCGGACGGTCGGAAGAGATCGATAGAACCATTCATATTCTTGCCAGACGGAGAAAAAACAATCCCATCTTCGTAGGAGATGCAGGTGTCGGTAAGACTGCAATCGTTGAAGGATTGGCGTTGAATATCGTTGCAGGAAAGGTTCCGGAATCGTTAAAGCAAACGCGGATTTTTTCGCTGGATATGGGATTGCTATTGGCCGGAACCAAATTTCGTGGTGAGTTTGAAGAGAGATTGAAGAATGTCGTGCAAGCGGTTACCGCAGATTCGAATCATGTTCTCTTTGTGGACGAAATTCACACGATCATCGGTGCGGGCGCCGTTTCGGGAGGTTCCTTAGACGCTTCGAACCTGCTCAAGCCGGCCTTGGCCAACGGAGAATTGCGCTGTATCGGAACTACTACTTACAAGGAATACAAAGCCATCTTTGAGAAAGATCATGCACTTTCCCGCCGGTTTCAAAAAGTGGAAGTCAACGAGCCGAGTGTGGACGAAACCATTCGAATTCTAAAGGGTCTTCTTCCTAAATACGAGGAATTCCATGCGGTAAAATATTCCTCTCAAGCGGTGGAAGAAGCCGCTAGATTGGCGGATCGGTATATTCTGGATAGAAAGCTTCCGGATAAGGCCATCGATCTCATCGACGAAGCCGGCGCCAAAGTAAAGATTCGATCTTCGGCGAAAAGTAAAACCGTTACCGTTAAGGATGTCGAAGATCTAGTTTCCAAGATCGCAAAAGTCCCGACTCGTACCGTAAAAGCCGACGATCGCGACAAACTCAAAGAGCTGGATGTAGAGCTTAAAAAACGTATTTACGGTCAGGACAGGGCCGTTCAAGAGATCGTTCAAGCAATTCGCTTATCAAGAAGCGGTTTATCGGAACCGGGTAAACCGGTCGGCTCCTTCCTTTTTGCGGGACCTACAGGCGTCGGTAAAACAGAGCTATCCAAACAATTGGCATCGATTCTGGGTGTGGAGTTTATCAGGTTCGATATGAGCGAATACATGGAAAAACATACGGTATCTCGTTTGATAGGATCACCGCCCGGCTATGTAGGCTTTGAGCAGGGGGGACAATTGACGGATGCAATTGTTCGAACTCCTCATTGCGTCCTGCTTCTGGATGAAATCGAAAAGGCTCATGAAGATATTTATAATATTCTTCTGCAAATTATGGATCATGCAACTTTAACCGATAACAACGGAAGAAAAGCGGATTTTAAGCAAGTGATATTAATTATGACGACGAACACCGGAGCACGGGAACGAGCGGCAAATCCGTTAGGATTCGAGAATACGGCATTACTCGATCGCGGTTTAAAAGCGATCGAGAGGCAGTTTTCCCCGGAATTTCGAAATCGTCTAACTGCCATCATCGAATTTGCGTCGCTCGAAGAAAACGTCGTTTCTCGAGTTGTTCGTAAACAGTTGGAGCTTTTAGAGGATCGCTTAAAAGAAAAACGGATCTCTCTGGAATACGAAGACAATGTTCTATTGTTTATCGCTAGGAAAGCATACGACCCATTATTCGGCGCGAGACCTGTGCAAAGATGGATCGATTCGAATATCTCCAAAAAGCTTTCCGAAGAGATCTTGTTCGGAGAACTTAGAAGCGGTGGACGTGTATTACTTCGGGAAGTAGATAACGAATTGACTTTGACGTTTTTCCCACACGAGCAAGTAACAAAGTGATCATGATTCAAAGTAAAGGTGACCTACTTTCCAAAAAATCAGTTCTTCTCGTTTTCGTTCTATTAAGCGTATTCTCTTCCTGTAAAGATAATTACCTTACGATCGAGGGACGTAAGGTTTCTACGGAAGGGTTAGTCGCGCCGAAGTCCGGCGTTTCCGCCAAACGACTCTTTGCGGAATCTAAGAATGTCATGATTTCCACAGATTCAACGGAAGCCTCTCGGGCAGGTTTGGATATTTATAAAAAAGGGGGGAATGCGGTGGACGTAGCCATCGCGGCTTCCTTTGCAGTTTCCGTTACTCGTCCTCAATCCACCGGGATAGGGGGAGGAGGATTTTTACTCCTACACGACTCGCGGAGTAAGAAGACATACGCCTTTGATTTTAGAGAACGAGCTCCCCATGCCGCATCCAGGGATATGTACAAAGAAAAACCGAAAGAAGATTCTCTGCTCGGTTATCGATCCGTAGGCGTTCCAGGTACGGTTGCCGGATTGGTAAAAGTTCATAGACGATTCGGGAAATTGTCTTTGCAAGAAGTCATAGCGCCGGCAATTCGCTTGGCCGAAGAAGGATTTCCGATTTATCCGAATTTGCGGGAGGCGATTCAGGAATCTTCCGACGATATGAGTCCGGGAATGAAGGAAATATTCATTCCGAAGGGCCAGATACCGAATATCGGGGAAATTTTCGTCCAGAAAGACTTAGCTAAAACTTTGAGAATTATCTCAGAAACAGGCGATCGAGATTTTTACAATGGCGGGATCGCCCAAAGTCTAGGAAAATTAATGAGGGAGCAAGGAGGGACGATCTTTGAAAACGATTTGGCTTCGTATCAAGTCAGGGAATCCGCTCCGTTGGAAATCGAATACAGGGGCTATAGAATACGCACCATGTTCCCGCCTTCTTCCGGGGTTCATATGCTAACTATGCTGCGGATGCTGGAAACGAAGAAATTGAAGGAATTATATAAAGCTTCCAAGGCGGATTATTATCATTTTTTAGCGGAAGTTATGCGGAGAGGATACTCGGATCGAGCGGTAGTAGGAGGCGATCCGAATTACACGAAGGTCCCGGTAGCCCTTTTACTTTCTCCCGAATATGCATTGGCGAAAATTTCCGATTTTAAACCGGGATTGTCGACGCCGAGCGCCGACTATTTGGATCGTTTAAATTTAAGAGCGGAATCTCCGCAGACGACTCATGTCTCCGTCGTCGATTCGGAAGGAAATGCAGTTTCTACGACTCAATCGGTAAATTATCGATTCGGAGCCGCAGTCATTTTAGACGGTTATGGATTCGTATTAAACGATACTATGGACGACTTCAGTAGATCTCCGGGCGAACCGAACGTTTATGGACTAATCGGAGCGGAAGCGAATTCGATTCGTCCCGGTAAGACCCCTTTAAGTTCCATGTCTCCTACAATCGTGATGAAAGAAGGTGAAACCTTTCTTGTTACCGGCGCTCCCGGAGGCTCTTATATAGTGAATGCGGTTTTGCAATCTCTTCTGTTCAATCTTGACTTTCAGCTGACTTTGTATGAATCAGTTGCCAAAGCGAGAATTCATCATCAATTCTTTCCGGACGCTTTATACATTGAGGGCGCTGCAATGGATACCGCCGTTTCCAATCAGCTTAAGTCTAAAAAGCATGAGATTCGCGTCGGCCCCAATTTTGCGAAATTATTTTCGGTTAAACGGGAGAAGGGCGTATTGTACGGCGCGGCCGATCCGAGGGGGGACGGAGTTCCCATGGGCGAATAGGCTGTCCGAATAATATTTACAAAAATGAAAAGTTTAAAAGTTTAAACGTTTAAACTAATTAGGAAGATTGCATGAAACGAAGCGCACCGGATTTAGTATGCCCCAATTTGCGACATGCCGTCAAAGCAAAGCATGGATTGGAAAAGGAAAGTATGCGAATCTTTTCGGACGGCAGGATTGCCACGACTCCGCATCCGAGCGGATTAGGTTCTAGTCTGACAAATCATTATATTAAGACGGATTTTTCGGAACCTCAATTGGAGTTTGCGACGAACGCAAGACCCAGGATCGAGGCGATCGTGAGAGAGCTTCAGGATCTACATATTTTTACCTCCCGTCACCTTCAAAACGAATGGATTTGGCCGTTTAGCATGCCTCCAATTCTACCCAAGGAAGAAGAGAATATCCCACTAGGGCAGTACGGCGATTCATTCTCGGGCGAATGGAAAACGATTTATAGGAACGGACTCGGTCATCGGTACGGAAGGAGGATGCAGACAATTTCGGGGGTTCATTATAATTTTTCCTTTTCGAACCTCTTTTTGAGGCAAATTTTCGAGAAAGAAATTTCCAAATTTAGTAAAGAAGAAATTTCCGAGATGTATCTTTCCGTTACCCGCAACTTTTTTAGAAAGGTTCATTTCGTACTTTACTTGACCGGAGCGACTCCCGCTTTCGATGAAACCTTTCTTCCGGTGCCGATCGATTTTCCTTTTTCAAAACATAAATCGCATACTTATTTTGCGCCTTATGCCACTTCCTTGCGAATGAGCGAAATCGGATATACTAGTAAAGTCCAGGACGGATTGCCGATTAATTATAATTCGTTGCAGGAGTACATCAGTGGAATGTGTTATTCGGTTAGCACTCCTTACTCGCCCTATGAAAGCTTCGGAGGACCTCCGAACCAACTGAATCCGTATTATCTTCAAATCGAAAATGAATTCTATTCCCCCATACGACCCAAGCAAATTCCGAAAAACCAGGAACGACCGCTGGATGCATTACAGAATCGCGGAATTCAGTATATCGAAATAAGATGCTTGGACCTGGAGCCTGAATCACCGACCGGAGTCAGTAAGCCGAGTCTGGCTTATATTCAAATGATTCTCTTGGACGGAATTTTACGCCCTAGCAAGCCGATACTTGATTCCGAAAAGGAAAGAATTCGGGAAAATACAAAAAGAGTCATTTGGGAGGGTCGAAAACCGGGCCTGAAGATTTTAGGGGAATCGAATTCTGAAATCGATTTCGTTCAAGAAGGAAAGGAATTTACCGATTCTTTGTTTCCTATCGCCGAGGAATTGGATCGGCACTCCGGACGGACCTTCTATCGAGAAACGTTACATTCGATGCTGGTTAAATGGGATGATCCTAAAAAAACGCCTTCCGGTAAGTTCTTAAACAGATTGCTGGAAGAGGATTGGGAGTTTAGAGATTTAGGAATTCATTTAGCGAAGGAGAACTACCGGAATCAATCTCAAATGGAACTTACGCCAGGTAAGTGGAATTCTTTTGAAAAAGAAGTCCATCGATCCGTTTTAGAGAGAGAGAAAATCGAGGAGACGGAAAAAGTCCGGAAGTATCCCACTCCAAAAATATGCAACCATTGAAGATCCAACTCGAACCGGACCAAAAATTAGATCCCGAAGAGTTCATATTAAAGGGCTTCGCGGATCTGGAAATTTCCACACAGATCATCATAAGAGACGCGCTGAATCGCGGCTTGACTGTCGAGATGTTGGATAGAGCTAGTCATTTTCTTAGAATTTCCGGTAAGGGTTTGAAGCGTCTGATTAAGGAAGCCTCTAAAACCGATTTGGATTCATACATGACCTTCTTGGTCATGGAAAATAAGACTATGACAAAGCTCCTATTGGCCGAGCAAGGAATTCGTGTGCCGGTAGGAACGAGCGTTTCAAAGAAGGAAGATGGAATCGATTATTATAAATTGAATTCGGCGAAGCGAATGGTAGTGAAACCGGTGACTACGAATTTTGGAATCGGAATCACAATCTTGCCTCCACAATCTTCCGAATCGAACGTTGAAAAGGCAATGGAAATTGCCCTTTCTTTTGCAGAGACTGCTATCGTCGAAGAGTTTGCGGAAGGCCAGGAATATAGATTCTTAGTCATTGGGAAAGAATGTGTTGCCGTATGCAATCGAGTTCCGGCTAACGTTATGGGCGACGGAGTCAAGAGCGTCCAAGAGTTATTGGTCGAAAAAAATCGGGATCCTCGGCGGGGGATCGGCCATATTACTCCGCTGGAAAAAATTCGTCTGGAAGAAATCGAACTGAATGTGCTGGCGGAACAGGGAAAAGCTCCCGATTCGATTCCGCAACAGGGAGAAGTCGTTTATCTACGACGGAATTCCAATATCAGCACCGGAGGCGATTCTATTGACGTCACGGATTTGGCTCATCCTATATATAAACGGATCGCTGTAGAAGCTTCATTAGCCGTCGACGCTAAAATCTGCGGGGTGGATATCATAGTTCAGAATTTGGAACACGAAAGCGATTATAGAATTCTAGAACTGAACTTCAACCCGGTATTATACATTCATAATTATCCGTACCGGGGGAAGAATCGGAACGTCGGAAATAAAATCCTGGATCTACTGGGCTTTTAAGATTTTCCGTTTACTGCGAACGTAATCTACGATGTCTCTGGATTCGTACATTTTGATGTCCCCATCGACTAAAAACGGAACCTGACTTAAGCCGCCCAATAGCTCGACTTCCTCTCGTCCTGCAGTTCCCCGACTGGCCTCTACTAATTCAAAATCCTTTCCGGCCACTAAACCGAGTTTAGAGAATTCGTCTCTTACGTACGCGCAATACGGGCAGGTTAGGAACTGGTAAAGCTTCATCATTACGCTGGAATTCCTATTTTCTTTTGTAACTCGCCGTTGCGGGAAAGTTCTACGACAATATCGTGTCCGCCGATGAATTCGCCTTCGATATATAGTTGCGGAATCGTCGGCCAATTTGCAAATTCCTTAATGCCTTCCCGTACGTTTTGATCGGAAAGAACGTTGAATGATCCGAAATCGGCGCCTAAGCTGCGCAGGACATTGGTTACTCCTGCGGAAAAGCCGCACATTGGAGCGTCGGGAGTCCCTTTCATAAAAAGGAAGATCCTCTTTGAATCGATTAGTCCTTGGATTTTTTCTTTGAGTGTTTGGTCCATTTTAATTCCTCTTATTTTACGGTGAAAAGAAATCTACGAAATTTTTGTTTCTAACGCAAGTGCATGCACTTCTTCTTTCAGTTCTTCATGTAGAGTCGCATAAACCATGCGATGCTGTTCCAACATGGATTTACCTTCAAACCCGGGATATTTTACAATTGCCTTGATGTGGACTCCGTCCCGATAGGGGTCCAGGATTTCAACGGAAGATCCTGGAAGGCCGGTCTGGATTTTATTGCGAATTTCTTCGATTGTCATTGTTCTTACTATTAGACTTTTATCGGTCAACGGTTGAAAATCTTTTGTTAAGGATAGCGTCCGGTAAAAGCAAACCTGGACAACCTTTTTTCCTTACGGGGCCGCAGTCTTTAGCTCTAATGCATGAATTCCTTTCGACTGAAGAATCGGATTCAAAACGGAATACACCTCTCTGTGTTGAGCTAAAAGGCTCTTATCTCGAAACGTTTCTGCGACGATTCTGATTCGAATATGGGTTCCTATTCGGACACCCGCCGGATTGCCTGCATGACCCGCGTGCTCGGCGGAAAAATCTTCCACTTCGAGTATGGACGGCGAAAATGAGACTCGGAGTATCGATTCTATTTCTTCGGCTGGATCCGGCATAATCGGTTATGTCCTTGTTCCAATTCCGCGGCTAAGCAAAAAAACCGAAAGGGTGTAAAGCAATATCGTTCCGACCGCTAAGAGCCCGATCGCCAATCCGGGGTCTATATCGCTGACCCCCAGGAATCCGTAGCGGAAAGCGTTTACCATATACAGAATCGGATTGAATTTAGATACGATTTGCCAGGCTTCCGGGAGCATCTGAATCGAATAAAAAACTCCGCCTAGATAGGTTAATGGCGTTAGAATAAAAGTTGGAATGATTGTTACATCGTCGAACTTTTTCGCGTACAAAGCGTTTAAAAATCCGCCCATAGAAAACATCAGCGCGGAAAGGGCCACCGTAACGATTACGATCCAAGGGCTATACAGTCGTAGCTCGGTAAAAAAGAGTGAAACCGCAGTTACGATAATACCGACCAAAATCCCGCGAATAACTCCACCGATAGAATACCCTAATACGATGAGATATGCAGGTGTCGGAGAAACAAGCAGCTCTTCGATATTCTTTCCGAATTTAGCTCCGAAGAAAGAGGAGACTACGTTATTGTAAGCGTTTAAAATTACGGACATCATCACTAAGCCCGGAACAATGAATTGAATATAGGTATGCCCGCCGACGTCTCCGATTTGAGATCCGACGAGTCTGCCAAAAATCAGAAAATATAGGGAGATCGTGATTCCGGGAGGAATCAGAGTTTGGATCCAGATTCTTAGAATTCTAACGGTTTCTTTCCGGACTATCGTCGAAAATGCGTTAAACTTTTCCCTGAAATTCAAAGTTTCTTCTCCACGAGTTTTAGGAATAATTCTTCTAACCTATTGGATTTATTTCTCATGCTCGTGATTTGAATTCCTTCTTTATCCAATAAGCGAAATAAATCGTTAAGAGAATGGCTTTTGCTGATGTCGACCTCGAGAGTTAAGTTATCCA from Leptospira fainei serovar Hurstbridge str. BUT 6 carries:
- a CDS encoding BolA/IbaG family iron-sulfur metabolism protein yields the protein MTIEEIRNKIQTGLPGSSVEILDPYRDGVHIKAIVKYPGFEGKSMLEQHRMVYATLHEELKEEVHALALETKIS
- a CDS encoding glutathione S-transferase N-terminal domain-containing protein, producing MKLYQFLTCPYCAYVRDEFSKLGLVAGKDFELVEASRGTAGREEVELLGGLSQVPFLVDGDIKMYESRDIVDYVRSKRKILKAQ
- a CDS encoding ABC transporter permease → MNFREKFNAFSTIVRKETVRILRIWIQTLIPPGITISLYFLIFGRLVGSQIGDVGGHTYIQFIVPGLVMMSVILNAYNNVVSSFFGAKFGKNIEELLVSPTPAYLIVLGYSIGGVIRGILVGIIVTAVSLFFTELRLYSPWIVIVTVALSALMFSMGGFLNALYAKKFDDVTIIPTFILTPLTYLGGVFYSIQMLPEAWQIVSKFNPILYMVNAFRYGFLGVSDIDPGLAIGLLAVGTILLYTLSVFLLSRGIGTRT
- a CDS encoding BolA family protein; the encoded protein is MPDPAEEIESILRVSFSPSILEVEDFSAEHAGHAGNPAGVRIGTHIRIRIVAETFRDKSLLAQHREVYSVLNPILQSKGIHALELKTAAP
- the grxD gene encoding Grx4 family monothiol glutaredoxin, which gives rise to MDQTLKEKIQGLIDSKRIFLFMKGTPDAPMCGFSAGVTNVLRSLGADFGSFNVLSDQNVREGIKEFANWPTIPQLYIEGEFIGGHDIVVELSRNGELQKKIGIPA